A stretch of Bacillus pseudomycoides DNA encodes these proteins:
- the glmM gene encoding phosphoglucosamine mutase, translated as MGKYFGTDGVRGVANKELTPELAFKIGRFGGYVLTKDTDRPKVIIGRDTRVSGHMLEGALVAGLLSTGAEVMRLGVISTPGVAYLTKALDAQAGVMISASHNPVQDNGIKFFGSDGFKLTDEQEEEIEALLDKEVDELPRPTGTELGQVNDYFEGGQKYLQYIKQTVEEDFSGLHIALDCAHGATSSLAPYLFADLEADISTMGTSPNGMNINAGVGSTHPEGLAELVKEKGADIGLAFDGDGDRLIAVDEKGNIVDGDQIMYICAKYMKETGQLKHNTVVSTVMSNLGFYKALEANGITSDKTAVGDRYVMEEMKRGGYNLGGEQSGHIILLDYITTGDGMLSALQLVNIMKMTKKPLSELAGEMIKFPQLLVNVRVTDKKLALENEKIKEIIRVIEEEMNGDGRILVRPSGTEPLIRVMAEAPTQEICDGYVHRIVEVVKAEVGAE; from the coding sequence ATGGGTAAATATTTTGGTACAGATGGTGTGCGCGGTGTTGCAAATAAAGAGTTAACACCAGAATTAGCATTTAAAATCGGTCGTTTTGGAGGATATGTATTAACAAAGGATACAGATCGTCCAAAAGTTATTATCGGTCGTGATACACGTGTATCTGGTCATATGTTAGAAGGAGCTCTAGTGGCAGGCCTATTATCAACTGGAGCAGAAGTTATGCGTCTTGGCGTTATTTCAACTCCTGGAGTTGCGTACTTAACAAAAGCATTAGATGCACAAGCAGGTGTTATGATTTCAGCATCTCATAATCCGGTACAAGATAATGGAATTAAATTCTTCGGTTCAGATGGATTTAAACTAACTGATGAGCAAGAAGAAGAGATCGAGGCTTTATTAGATAAAGAAGTAGATGAATTACCACGTCCAACAGGAACAGAACTTGGACAAGTGAATGACTACTTCGAAGGTGGACAAAAATACTTACAATACATTAAGCAAACTGTGGAGGAAGACTTCTCAGGCTTACATATTGCTTTAGATTGTGCACATGGGGCAACGTCTTCTTTAGCACCATATTTATTTGCAGATTTAGAAGCTGATATTTCTACAATGGGAACTTCACCAAATGGCATGAATATTAATGCTGGTGTTGGTTCTACGCATCCAGAAGGCCTAGCTGAATTGGTAAAAGAAAAAGGTGCAGATATTGGGTTAGCGTTTGATGGTGATGGTGACCGTCTAATTGCAGTAGATGAAAAAGGAAATATCGTTGATGGCGATCAAATTATGTACATTTGTGCGAAGTATATGAAAGAAACTGGTCAGTTAAAACATAATACAGTTGTTTCAACAGTTATGAGTAACTTAGGTTTCTATAAAGCACTTGAAGCAAATGGTATTACAAGTGATAAAACAGCAGTTGGTGATCGCTACGTAATGGAAGAAATGAAACGCGGTGGTTATAACCTTGGTGGTGAACAATCTGGTCATATTATCTTACTTGATTACATTACAACTGGAGATGGAATGTTAAGTGCACTTCAGCTTGTAAACATTATGAAAATGACGAAAAAGCCACTATCTGAGCTTGCAGGTGAAATGATAAAGTTCCCACAATTATTAGTGAACGTTCGTGTAACAGATAAAAAATTAGCATTAGAAAATGAAAAAATTAAAGAAATCATTCGTGTGATAGAAGAAGAAATGAACGGAGATGGTCGTATTCTTGTTCGCCCTTCTGGAACAGAACCGCTTATTCGTGTAATGGCAGAAGCACCAACACAAGAAATTTGTGACGGATACGTACATCGCATTGTAGAAGTTGTGAAAGCTGAAGTTGGCGCTGAATAA